CTTTAAAGTGAATCACCATATGGTACTCATCTGTTAAAGACAAGGGGCTGATTTTAGCTTGTAAGGCTTTCTCCACCCCTTCCTCAATTTCCTCGGCAACCTCTTCCGGGTGACGATTCCAGGTTGCACTACCGATGCCCTTCTTCGTGGCTACCGTGAGAATATTCGGGTGGCTTTTCTCCGCCAACTGACACATGCCTGCATCTCCTGAAAGAAAGACAGATGGGACTTGATGGGCCGCCGCCCAAAGAGCATTCAGGGTAAATTCCGACGCTAATTCTCCGTTGATGGTAATCCAATTAAACAGTTCATGCTCCGAGGTATGGGCCAGCGGGCTGGTATCCGTGCCTTCTGGAGAATGGTAGCCCAGATAAACTGCTGCATCAAAAGTTTCATCTAAACCGCCCATCATGGAAGCCGGGGAGGTCATCCAGCCTCGAATGACCTCCACCCCCTTCGGCAGCTGCTCTATGCAGAGATTTAATGCGTCTCCATGCCCATCCTTTACAATCACACGGCAGCCCGCCTTCATAGCTCCTCTGCAAGCAGCAGC
The genomic region above belongs to Aminipila butyrica and contains:
- a CDS encoding M55 family metallopeptidase gives rise to the protein MKVFISADIEGVTGVTSWCETTWGGQGYEEACRQMTLEVAAACRGAMKAGCRVIVKDGHGDALNLCIEQLPKGVEVIRGWMTSPASMMGGLDETFDAAVYLGYHSPEGTDTSPLAHTSEHELFNWITINGELASEFTLNALWAAAHQVPSVFLSGDAGMCQLAEKSHPNILTVATKKGIGSATWNRHPEEVAEEIEEGVEKALQAKISPLSLTDEYHMVIHFKEHQHARRASWYPGARQTGSNTVEYKAKDPLELGVARMFMTEI